TTAACAcaacaaatgaaaacaagataAGATTAATACACATACGAGCGTGATACAAGCATACTAGTGCCATATCAATCTTATTTGGGATTCTTTAGAATGAAAATTTGTAACTGACTATATGATGGACGCATAAGATGCATTAGGTTATGTTGCCAATACACATAAATGTAAATACTACTACAATACACACTTATCATGAGTTATAATATGACTACATGAACCTTTTTTTTTAAGCTATAATTCTTGAATGTCCCTTCGATTGCTTGATCAATCGAATCAGAGAAAGTATAAGATGAATCGCTTAACAGTTGAATAACTTTCATAAGCTTTTGTTTAGTCCCCTCTTTCATAACACAATCTTCCATGAGATCAAAATAATGCTTCTCTTTCGGTGCTTCGAGAAAATACATTGATAGGTTTGGTTTATTCTTATGTTCAATATAGAAAATATGTTTCTTTCCTATTAAAAGCTATAGAAGAATGACTCGAAAGCTACAAACATTGCTCTTCTCTATCAATTGACTTGTTCAATAATGCTCTGGATTCAAGTATCCAAATGTACCTTGAACACCGATAACTATATGAGTTTGATCAAGTAGAATAAATCTTGAAGCTCCAAAATATGATACTTTTGCTATGAAGTGATCATCCAAAAGAATATTCGATAGCTTAATATCTCTGTGTAAAATAGATATCGAAGCAACTGAATGCAAATAAGCAAGTACTCCTATGGTTTCTGCAGCGATCCTCAAACGAGCTTCCCATGACAATGCAGAACTATCATCTAAAGTATGGAGATTGTCCAAAAAAAGCTTCATTTTAGATAAATTCATAGATCAATAAGGGCATTTCGATCTTCAAACAGCATCCAAAAAGCTttaccatgtttctatgattaattTGAGAAAGAATTACAACCTCATTGACAAATTGATCTATCTCGCTCTTTTTCATAATTTTTGACTTTTTTTATGGTAACTCCGACAGAATCCCTATATAAGCTATTCTGTATCCTCTACGACCGAGTACTCAAGTTTCATTAAAATTATTGATTGCCTCTTCTATCTCTTCCAGAGGAAATATCTTTGTTCTCTCAGCAACACTTTCACGGGAAGAGATTAGTTGTTGTAGCAGGAAATCATGATTCTGACGGAAGTGGAAAGATAGGTTCTATTTATTTTTGAGGCTACAAAATCTGATACTTCTGTGATGAAATGATCACCCAAAAGCATGCTCGACGACTTAATATCTCTTTGTAAAATAGATATGAAAATAACTAAGGTGCAAATAGGCAAGTGCTGTATAAGTGATGTTGTCAAGTAAAAGTAAGAAGCGCATCAAAGAAATTGAATGTCAAACTTGTGAAGAAGACAGGAGCAATGGGAGAGCAAATTCCACTCACCTTCGCGTCTGTGTTTGTTGCTCTGGCTTGAAGAACGCATAACTCGGATGGTACAGCGGTCAACAAAGTTGATTTGATTTGTCCTATGTACACTCGTAACATGAACTTCATGTTGGTCGGAGCTTGTCTGGGTTCTATTCGAAtcgaaatattataattattattgaatCGAAATCGAATTTAGGTGGTTCGATTTTGATTTCTGATTTTGGAAAATTAAGATCGATGATTTGGGTTCCAAATAAACTATTTCGATTTCAAAccgtttaaatatttttaaaaataattatatattatatatagtacaatggcaaaaatattaaatttaaatcaatgtATATGAGTTTCAGAACGACTTTACGTTTGATTAAAGATTTTCATTGAAAAGAGTTATTTCGTtggattaaaaattttataatttttttttttaaaacagccTTGCCTATTATaattatacatatattttttaaattttagaaaggaaattattatttttatattttaaattatttttaattaaaaaatttgaggttAGAATCGGAACCAAAACTGTCCGAATCAGAACCAAAACCGATGGTTCTGATTtctaatttcgagaaatcaaaacCGATGATTCCGGAATCACGAATCGATCTGGTCAGAGCTGTCCCATTGTGTGTGAATATATATTGATGCTTGGCTTCCTTAAATTGGCAAAGTTGGCATCCACTATTAAAACTTTCTATTATAGAAGTTGGTCCGTTGCAATTTTTCGTGGAACAGAGTCTCCTTCGTGATTTTGACCTCGATATGGGAAATTGGTGCCATTACAGTTAACAATAACATGACAATTTTAACTAATTAACTAATTGACAATTTTAACTAATTTTAGCATGACTAATATTTAACTCAGTGAAGAAAAGAATAGGATATCGAACTAATAAAAGCAACGGTCCTATTTCTTTGCTTTTTTCGAGTCTAATCAATGCCACTGTGTCTATCCGTTTTTGTCTCATATGTCAATGATATAAAATCCTCGTGTATCGTTAAGAGTCGAATAAAACAGAGCAAAGACACAATACGTATTTCAAGCAATACAGGTTCTGTTTATTCTCATGTTCAATGGAGAAAATAGGTTTCTTTCCTGTTAAAAGCTCCAGAAGAATGACCCCAAAGCTATAAAACATCGCACTTCTCTGTCAATTGACTTGTTTGATAATACTCTAGATCCCAAGTATCCAAAGGTCCCTTGAATACCGGTGACTATATGAGTTTGATCAAGTGGAATAAATTTTGAAGctccaaaatctgataattttGCTGTGAAATGATCATCCAAGAGAATATTCGATGACTTAACATCTTTGTGTAAAATAGATATTGAAGCAGCCGAGTGCAAATAAGCAAGTGCTCCTGTAGTTTCTACAGCGATCCTCAGACGAGCTTCCCATGACAACGCAGAACTACGATTTGAAGTATGGAGATGGTCCGAAAGAGCTCCATTTGAGATAAATTCATATATCAATAAGGGCACTTCGGTCTCCAAGCAGCAACTAAAAATCTGTACGATTAATTTGAGAAAGAATTAATCTATCTCGCTCTTCTTCACAATTTTGGACTTTTTTATGATGACTACACGTTGATCCGACAGAATCCCTTTGTATACTGTATCATGTCCTCCATGACCGAGCACTCAAGTTTCGTCAAAATTATTGATCGCCTTTTCTATCTCATCCGGAGGAAATATCTTTGTTCTCTCATCAAGAGATGAGTTGTTGCAGCAGTAAACCATGATTCTAGCGAAAGTGTTTTTCTATTATtctcttttgttttattttcttccGTTTCCTCCTTAGAACGATCAAACTTGTACTAAAGAGCAATAGGCCCACGCCAGTACTtagtttaattttaaaaaaattacaatgaAATATGGATAAAATTAAAAACTAGTTCTTAGTACAATGATATACATGATTGTAGCCATCAATATTActatgatttttattataatattttagctaGACTTATACTTATAATCCTTAGTTATATTTATGCTCATCTATGATCTATGAAAAGTAAATGGTTATCTTTGCACTACAATGATTTATGTGACattagttatatttatatttatattataaatatatatttaattttaaaaagtatTATTAGGATGacatgatttgaaatatatatgaaACAAACATTTCTGTAAACTGTATAAGCATGATGTGAGTATTTTATATTAATAACTCATGATTTTCAAGTGTATGTAACGTTTAAGTATTTGTGTAAGCATAAGGAAagtatttgaaatatatatatatatatatatatatatatatatatatatatatattaaaaatattttttgaatgcataaaaaatttacatattttaaaagAAAGCAATCATCAATGATAAGTTTTACTTAACAAGTGAGTCTGTTTTTTTCTTGACAGGTAATGTTAGTCTTcggtttttttatattttttggacAATGTCTCAATCAAACAATCAACATTACGGACTTTTGACCAAGTTTGTGATTTTTGACGTGTTATCTATCTACTTAAACAGTGCATGTCGTCTGTCTTGATCTGCTCACTGGATTCTTCCACAAGATAGATCTGGTTGCCACAATCATTGATTTGATATGGTTGGATGACTCCGACTCTTCGTCGGTGTCTCTTGTGCTAATATGTGTATTCACATCCAAAATTCGATGCTTTCtaatgagctaaatatgattttaAAAGAGGGATTATGCAGGTAAAATCTTACGATCTTAATTTCATATTAGTTTTGGAAATATTGGTATGAGTGAGATAACGAAAGATGAAGAGtttacataaaatcatcaaattataCACGCTACATTTAGCTCATCGAATATCACTTATTTAATGGTATTTAAGAAGCTACATATAGCATCATAACAAGATCATTTTGGTCTCAGAAGCAACTCGGCCAATTCCACACTCATTATTATGTGGAACAGGAAGAATCAACAACCACGACTATTCCTGCACGACAATTAAATCAACGTCACAGTCAAAGCACGTATCACAATTTTGACCAACATGTAACTTGGAATAGAagcaatttcttctccaaattgtgtgtatgtgtgtatatagctGGTACGAGCCATGTGGGGAATCACAACCTTAAGCTCGTTGCCGATGGCGAAGAAGACGACCACCttcctcctcctcaacttgttctTGGCTGCTCTCTCCACGCTAACGACAGCTGCAGTTTCACCTGCGGTCTTTGTGTTCGGAGACTCCACCGTGGACGTCGGGAACAACAACTTCTTGCCCAGCGATGCACCGAAGGTCAACTTCCCTCCCTGGGGAATCGATTTCCCTGGAAGAACTCCCACCGGGAGGTTCAGCAATGGCTTCATTTACTCCGATTATATCGGTATGCATTACTTCAGTTCTAATGTCGACGCTGCAGTGTTTTCCTCCTCTTATTCTAACTTGTTTGCTTCGCGCTGCTTAAAGCCAAAGCAATAGGCTTAGCGATGAGCCCGCCGCCTTTCCTTTCTCTTTCCAATAGCAATCAGATGCTGAGAGGAGTAAACTTCGCATCTGGCGGGGCAGGGATTCTCTATTCCTCAGTTAAGTCTTCAGTGATGAGATTGATACGGTGTCGTGGACTACTGTCAGTGACTAATTTTGATGACCTGATGGTGGCAGGACACAGATGTGATCGCCATGGCGACACAGATTGAAGACTTCGAGCAAGTTGCGGCGAACCTCACGGAAATATTAGGGAAGAAGTCTGCTGCTGTCTTCCTGGAGAAGTCTCTCTTTTACTTGAGCGTCGGGAGCAATGACGTCTTCACGCTGTATTCTCTTCTCAATCCTGGGAACAGCACTCAGAAGGATGAAGCCGTCGTTCCTGTAATCAGCAAGTTCAAGCATCAATTAGaggtatcctctctctctctgtctctctctgttATTTATCCTATATGTTATAAGAAAGTAGAGAGGTCTCAAGACGACTAGTTTTTTTCTGAGGAAAACACTAAATTGCAAGTCATCAACTTCCTTTTGCAACATTAAGATCATAAAAGGCTGACTGAAGTTAAAATTATGGTAGAGGCTATATGATCTTGGAGCACGAAAGTTTGCAGTCCTGGGAACTGGATTGCTTGGGTGTATTCCAATCTTCAGAGTAGCGGTTCCTTCATATGGGTGCTATGAGGATCTAAATGATTTTTCTCTACGCTTCAAGACTGCTACAAAGGCCATCCTGGAGGAGCTCAGCATGTCATTGAAGGGATTCCAGTACTCGTTTGGAGATTCATATGAAATGGTCACTAAAATCTTCTCTCATCCCCAAGAATTTGGTGAGCACATTGGACAAAATCGACACTTGAACCAGTTATCTTTCTCTGCAAGCAATTGACCTGGTGATGCTGCTGTGCCATCTGCAGGGTTTACGGAGCTCAAAGCTGCGTGCTGTGGAGGTGGGAGATTGAACGCGGAGTCTGATTGCCTGCGGAACTCCACATACTGCAGCAACCGTGACCAATACGCCTTCTGGGACTTGGGTCATCCCTCCCAGGCTTTGTCCAAAACGATCGCCCAGCTGTCACTTTACGGGCCGCCATTGTTCGCCAACCCCGTCAACATTCATCACCTGGTGAAGAGTTAGAACCACTGGAGTGGAGTGTTTTCTGCAGCATCTTTGAACAACTTGGTCTGAGAATAaactcgccttcttcttcttttgtgtgaCGCACTTGTAATGAGGAGGGAAGGTGTTTGATGAATAAGATCTTTATGGCGGTTCTTCTTCTATTGTGAAACGCACTTGTACTCGAGGCTGAGAAGTGTCTGATGAATAAGATCTTTATGACGgaaaacatacatcactggattCAATCTTCTCCCATAGTGTGTTTGAGGTCCATCTCGGAGCTCAAAAGTCTGCAGTTCATCGCTTCTTGCCGTGGTGGGCACTTCACATCATAGGGAGTCGGGAAACTTTTCATCTCTCTGCATGCATTTCTCCTTCCAAAAATTGTGTCAATTTTGTAGGTTCATTTGATTGTCGGATCTTTGATCGTTGCTTGTTTCCACTTGTCTCGGCATCAGATTCATGCAATTCTAGCCTGCATTCCTGgtcaaattgaaaagaaaaaagagttggCAGCAATGGCTGAAACAACAGCACAGCTGACGAGACCTGTGAAGGTCGGACATCTTAAAAGCACTAAGAACTGAACTTTGCCTTCTGAGTTAAAAAGAATATATGAACATTCATGTAAAGGTGACAATCGTTTGCAGCCATGTGAAGGCAATTGTTCCTCCCCCAAACACTCTATGAATGAAAACAATAATACCCCCAAGAAAttacataaatatttaaaaaatgcaTAGGAAACGTTCCAAAAAAATGGTAGGGGTGTTAATTAGCACCAAGTAGTTCTGGTTGGTTGCTTGCCGACCACCCTAACACAAATGAAGGTTTCCTAATAATCAGCTTTGCTTTGGGCCCGAGTTCTCATTTTGGTATCTTTCAAGTATTAAGCTACAGATGTTCATGGTACGTGCATCCAAGAGACTGTGATTCCAAAGTTTCACCATAAGTAGCCTCCAACACCTGCATGCAACAAATGTCATTCGAGTATTTAAGATTTCTTAATCACCAAAAATTTGAAATCCACGTGCAACATAATATGCATCACTCAAATAACAAGACCCAGCAGGATACAAAGCCATTTAAATAGAGGACTTTTCTAAATTAGCTGGTTAAAGTACTAGACAATGAGCAATTTGTAGCATGGAAGAGGGATTTGCGATCAAGTGAGATGTAATTGTGGAatgaaaggaatggaacagacaaAAAGGTGTGCTAGTATAACAAATATGCATTGGATGTTGTACCACATTAAAGCCGGAGATCGTGCaagatcttgcacatgaagctgcGAAAACGCCTCACACGCCCATGGCATATGACCATCAGCTAGAACCCTGCGAGAACACCAGAGCCAATAAGTATGTTACCATTCAAGTTTACACAGTTTTAAAGATCAAATATCTGTTCTTGAAAcctaaatttgaatatttttctaTTCATTTTAGATGCCATCTACCAGTAACAAAATGGTACAATCAGAATTTGTAGAAGTTGGGCAGAAAGGTCCAATCCTACAAAAGAAATTGTAGAACAAGTTCAACACCACCACCAATCATCAACACGTATGGTGGATGCTTACTGGTTGATTGTGGCTATTCAACAGCCAAATGGTCCAACCTTTCAATAGTGGATGAACTTCATCCTCCGCCCATTCCCGACAGCCATAACTCTTCCACAGCGCTGCCATTCAATCTTGGGATACCACGGTCGGCTATATCTCCCTTGCATATCACATTCACATAGCAGGATACAAGTTGACTCCCCATCCTCAAAAAGAAAATGGAAGAGGCTGAGTTATGCCTCACTGAAACAGGGCAACTCCACTGTTGCAACTGCCAACTATGTTGTGCAATCTGGAAACCAAGGACCATCACCAACTCTAGTGACAGAAAAAGGAGACTTACATGTCTGGTTGGCTATTAGATAGCCACTCAGCCTTTACTATTCAGCAGACATGAACTAAGGTGTCAAGGATACTTCAAATGCTTCTCCTTCCCGTATCAGGTATTCCAAAATATTGTGAGACTTGTGGGACACTTGCCAACATGTGTCACATGTCAAGTAGTTAAAACATATTATGACTCTTGTACCATTAGTATATTTTATATGCACTACATGTATACGTACACACTCGTATTATCTAAATATGATCAACACGAGTCAAATATTGGCAATATGTACATAATTGGCCACTCGACTCATTGGTGCTCTATGTGTTTGAAGTAAAAGATTTTCATCCTTGTAAGTTTCATCTATGATGATTATATATTCCCTATATTTTATAGGGTATATAATTTCAATAACATATATGATAATATAAATGTTCTAGTTGTGTGTTTATGTCATCCCAAGTCCTTTCAAGAGGTTTGGCATATTGGTGTATCCATATCATGTCATGTCTATGTCATGTGTTTGTATGCATGCTTCATGCGGTTAACCACTATGGCACAGTATCAACCATAAATCAACACAACTTCAGGGTGCGTGTTCCATAATTGCCTTGGGAACAGGTTACTTTCAGCCTGTCTTCACTGGtatgattatattaaaaaaaaccaTTAGCTTCAACGACTTAATAAAGTCACACAGAATATGAATACCGATGTAAGAGTAAGTCAAAGGAAACTCTGCAACACCTTACCCTCTTAAACTATTAATGAGTGGAACCATATCAGAAAAGCTCAAAAAATGCATTCCTAACTGAGTAGTCTATAAATCCTTTATTAAGctaaaaaattcttctttttcAATCTTATCTAATTTTAAGAAACATTCTTAAAATTAGATAAGATTATTTGTGAA
This Musa acuminata AAA Group cultivar baxijiao chromosome BXJ1-2, Cavendish_Baxijiao_AAA, whole genome shotgun sequence DNA region includes the following protein-coding sequences:
- the LOC135604796 gene encoding GDSL esterase/lipase At5g55050-like; this translates as MWGITTLSSLPMAKKTTTFLLLNLFLAALSTLTTAAVSPAVFVFGDSTVDVGNNNFLPSDAPKVNFPPWGIDFPGRTPTGRFSNGFIYSDYIAKAIGLAMSPPPFLSLSNSNQMLRGVNFASGGAGILYSSDTDVIAMATQIEDFEQVAANLTEILGKKSAAVFLEKSLFYLSVGSNDVFTLYSLLNPGNSTQKDEAVVPVISKFKHQLERLYDLGARKFAVLGTGLLGCIPIFRVAVPSYGCYEDLNDFSLRFKTATKAILEELSMSLKGFQYSFGDSYEMVTKIFSHPQEFGFTELKAACCGGGRLNAESDCLRNSTYCSNRDQYAFWDLGHPSQALSKTIAQLSLYGPPLFANPVNIHHLVKS